GGCATGACTACCCTTATTCCAATGTTGAAAGCATTCGTATGCCACCAAAGGCTTTTCGGGAGCTGCGGATCATCTCGTTTCCAGTTTGGATCCGATCCTCTTCTTTCAAAACAACCGGCCTGTTCTTTGCTATCCATCCACGATCCACCCCTTACTGAACGGGGGTAGAGTTCGTCGGGCCTGAACCAGGGGTTTACCGCAGGTTCATCTTCTAGATGCTGAAAATAGGCTTCATGAAACTGGTCAAAGGTCCATTCTGCAACATTTCCAAGCATGTCGTGAATACCCAGCGAATTGGGCTCTTTACTGCCGGTTTGATGATATTTTCTATCACTGTTTTCTCTGTGCCATGCGTACTGATCTACCTCTCCCGGGTGCCCCTCACCCTCTATACCCCCGCGGCAGGCCAGTTCCCACTCAGCTTCGGTGGGCAGCCGATAAAATTTTCCGGACTTGACCGTCAGCCACTTCGTAAACATATATGCGGCAAAGTGGGTCACATTTACGGCGGGATAGCCATCTGTTCCCATTCCACGCGTTAAGTCGCCCCATGAGGGAGATGGTGTGGAAATGACATCAGTGGGGATATCAGCCTCACGAAGCACCTCAAGCAATTCTTCGGTCATGGTAGGTGAAGAGATGGCATCTGCATCGATATCCACGCCATAAAACGTCTTGAACACCTCTCTCCTCAGATCCTCCGGACTGGCATTCGCAAATTGATTGTACAAATCCCAGGAGATTTCAAATTTACTGATCCAGAACGAGTCTACTTCAACTTCATGTATGCCATCGCCTCCATCTGAACCCATGGCAAATAGACCGCCGGGTACCGGAACCATCTCAATGGTTTCGTCAACTCCCTGTAACGTTTGAGAGAACTCTTCAAAAGGTATCGGATCGGTTTCCGGATGAACTTGCGTATTGGATAGGCCATATCCGGTAAGCAGAGAAGAGATAAGCAAAAGTAGACCGACAAATACGTAATTTTTAAAGCCCATAGAGTAACTCTGCCCAATAATTGACATTCAGTTTATGTAATATCCGTTATTATGATCCAAAAAAACCATAGGGATTTCCCTGAATAATGGTGATTCATGGATGATTTTCTTCTCTTCAAGCCGTTTTCAGGACGAAAATAGCTCTTCTTTTTAGACATCAGCCGCATCGGAAAAAGATTTCAGGCGAACAGGAAATGATAATGTAAGAAGGGATAGCTTGACCCAGGGGCCGGATGGGAAAGCAGCGAAACGACGGGTTCAACTTTTAAGCTCGAACGGTTTTACTTATCGAAGTAGCGGTATTGATGTCCGGAAAACCTTTTAGTTGGCGGCCGTTTAAAAAATGTCGGCGTCAATCTGCAGGATCTCTGCCCGGCATGCGATCAACTGTACTTCAATTGCCGTATCCCCTGACCACTTCGATCACCTTTTCCAGCTCTGCATCCCCAACCTGAAAATGAAAAGTAGCCCGGATCGTTTTTGGGCCAAAAGGAATTATGCCGACACCTGCATCAGAGAATTCAGTAAGAACATCCTCAGCCATTGCGCTCTTCACGTCAAAAATAACAATGTTG
The sequence above is drawn from the Rhodohalobacter mucosus genome and encodes:
- a CDS encoding formylglycine-generating enzyme family protein, with translation MSIIGQSYSMGFKNYVFVGLLLLISSLLTGYGLSNTQVHPETDPIPFEEFSQTLQGVDETIEMVPVPGGLFAMGSDGGDGIHEVEVDSFWISKFEISWDLYNQFANASPEDLRREVFKTFYGVDIDADAISSPTMTEELLEVLREADIPTDVISTPSPSWGDLTRGMGTDGYPAVNVTHFAAYMFTKWLTVKSGKFYRLPTEAEWELACRGGIEGEGHPGEVDQYAWHRENSDRKYHQTGSKEPNSLGIHDMLGNVAEWTFDQFHEAYFQHLEDEPAVNPWFRPDELYPRSVRGGSWMDSKEQAGCFERRGSDPNWKRDDPQLPKSLWWHTNAFNIGIRVVMPENQPESAEEMEKYWIEAIQDYN